In a genomic window of Virgibacillus sp. SK37:
- a CDS encoding LD-carboxypeptidase: protein MIKPERLQKGDTIGIIAPAGPPDQEKLQKAIPFLESLGLKVNVGKHINEIHGYLAGTDQQRLEDFHNMVADPTIKAIIFARGGYGTGRIVSSIDYELIRNNPKIIWGYSDITYLHTAIRQQTGLVTFHGPMVASDIGKEEFDDFSAEMFMQLFEPATYVYTEKVSPLHVISPGNGTGMLVGGNLSLIVSTLGTPFEIDTNGKLLLLEDIGEEPYRVDSMLNQLKLAGKLEKAAGVILGDFADAEPTLKHSLTLEKVFSDYLSNLNCPVLSGFKIGHCLPHFAVPLGVEAELSADTKTLTIQAGVK from the coding sequence GTGATTAAACCGGAGCGCTTGCAAAAAGGAGATACAATTGGAATTATTGCACCAGCAGGCCCACCTGATCAAGAAAAACTACAAAAAGCCATCCCTTTTTTGGAATCACTTGGCCTTAAAGTAAATGTAGGCAAACACATAAATGAAATTCATGGCTATCTTGCCGGCACAGATCAGCAGCGGTTGGAAGACTTCCACAATATGGTTGCGGATCCTACGATTAAAGCAATCATTTTTGCTCGTGGTGGTTATGGAACTGGGAGAATTGTATCATCCATTGATTACGAGTTAATCAGGAACAATCCAAAAATCATCTGGGGATATAGTGATATTACCTATTTACACACAGCCATACGCCAACAGACTGGTCTGGTCACTTTTCATGGACCAATGGTTGCTTCAGATATAGGAAAAGAAGAGTTTGATGATTTTTCTGCAGAGATGTTCATGCAATTGTTTGAACCTGCTACATATGTATATACAGAAAAAGTATCTCCTTTACATGTTATCTCTCCTGGTAACGGTACGGGTATGCTTGTAGGTGGAAATCTATCACTAATTGTCAGCACACTTGGTACCCCTTTTGAAATAGATACGAATGGCAAGCTACTTTTACTTGAAGATATAGGGGAAGAGCCATACCGTGTGGACAGTATGCTTAACCAATTAAAGCTCGCTGGAAAATTGGAAAAGGCTGCAGGAGTCATTTTAGGTGATTTTGCAGATGCTGAGCCAACCTTGAAACACAGTTTAACTCTGGAAAAGGTATTTTCAGATTATCTTTCCAACCTAAACTGTCCTGTCCTCTCCGGTTTTAAAATTGGCCACTGTTTGCCACACTTTGCTGTACCTCTGGGCGTCGAAGCAGAATTATCTGCAGATACAAAAACCTTAACGATTCAGGCTGGTGTGAAATAG
- a CDS encoding peptide ABC transporter substrate-binding protein, with product MRKWLVILMAILTVLMLAACTANKDAGEEKPKEDGKNAEATEEKSDDGKVLYMNNGSEPTSLNPPSGFDSVSWNVLNNLMEGLTRLGEDDQPQEAIAESWDISEDQKTYTFNIRDNANWSNGDPVTAEDFVYAWKQLLNPETASPAAFLGYFIKGGEAYNNGEGSADDVGVKAVDEKTFEVTLNAPTGFFLHVISNPAFFPVNAKVAEENPEWYAEADSFVSNGPFKLESWVHDSEMMMVKNDQYWDAETVKLDKVHWAMVNETNTEYQMFESGDLDMTSIPSDMADQLIDGENVVIEDQAGLYFYRFNVNEEPFQNEKIRKAFALAINQQDIVDFVTKNKEEPATGFVSPGFKDPSGKDFREVNGDLVKFNPEEAKKLLEEGMKEEGYDKLPEVVLSYNTSEDHKAIAETIQSMYKDNLGVEVSLENTEWNVFLEDQKGLKHQLSRSSFLFDYGDPVNFLESFITDSTMNRTGWSNKEYDELIVNAKSETDEAKRWEYMEKAEQLLAEEMPIFPIHYYNQVFIYSEDVSGIVRHPVGYVELKWADKQ from the coding sequence ATGAGAAAGTGGCTAGTAATTTTGATGGCAATACTTACGGTTCTTATGCTCGCAGCATGTACTGCAAATAAGGATGCCGGTGAGGAAAAGCCAAAAGAGGATGGCAAGAATGCCGAAGCAACAGAAGAGAAAAGTGACGATGGAAAAGTATTATATATGAATAATGGGAGTGAACCTACTTCACTTAACCCTCCATCAGGATTTGATTCCGTATCATGGAATGTGTTGAATAACTTGATGGAAGGTTTAACAAGATTGGGTGAAGATGATCAACCACAGGAAGCAATTGCGGAATCATGGGATATTTCTGAAGATCAAAAGACATATACCTTCAACATCCGTGACAATGCCAACTGGTCCAATGGTGATCCGGTAACTGCAGAAGACTTTGTTTATGCATGGAAGCAGTTATTAAACCCTGAAACAGCTTCACCTGCAGCATTTCTTGGCTATTTTATTAAAGGCGGAGAAGCTTATAATAATGGCGAAGGGTCAGCAGATGATGTTGGCGTAAAAGCCGTTGATGAGAAAACATTTGAAGTAACATTGAATGCACCAACAGGCTTCTTCCTGCATGTTATTTCAAACCCTGCGTTTTTCCCAGTAAATGCAAAGGTTGCTGAAGAAAATCCGGAGTGGTATGCAGAAGCTGATTCCTTTGTTTCCAATGGGCCATTTAAATTGGAATCATGGGTACATGACAGTGAAATGATGATGGTTAAGAATGATCAATATTGGGATGCAGAAACAGTGAAATTGGATAAGGTCCATTGGGCTATGGTAAATGAAACAAATACGGAATACCAAATGTTTGAATCCGGAGACCTTGATATGACTTCTATTCCTTCTGACATGGCTGACCAGCTGATTGATGGAGAGAATGTGGTTATTGAGGATCAGGCTGGATTATATTTCTACCGTTTCAATGTAAATGAAGAACCATTCCAAAACGAAAAAATCCGTAAAGCATTTGCGTTAGCAATCAACCAACAGGATATTGTTGACTTTGTAACGAAAAATAAGGAAGAACCAGCTACAGGCTTTGTTTCCCCTGGGTTTAAAGACCCTTCTGGAAAGGACTTCCGTGAGGTTAATGGGGATTTGGTGAAATTTAATCCTGAAGAAGCTAAGAAGTTACTTGAAGAAGGCATGAAAGAGGAAGGGTATGATAAGTTACCTGAAGTAGTGCTTAGCTATAACACCAGTGAAGACCATAAAGCGATTGCAGAAACAATCCAAAGTATGTATAAGGATAATCTTGGTGTAGAGGTCTCCTTAGAGAATACAGAATGGAATGTGTTCCTTGAGGATCAAAAAGGTCTAAAGCACCAGTTATCTCGAAGCTCCTTCTTATTTGACTATGGTGATCCAGTTAACTTCCTGGAAAGCTTTATTACAGACTCAACGATGAACCGTACAGGTTGGTCGAACAAAGAATATGATGAGTTAATTGTTAATGCCAAGTCCGAAACAGATGAAGCAAAACGTTGGGAGTATATGGAAAAGGCAGAGCAATTGTTAGCAGAGGAAATGCCGATTTTCCCAATACACTATTACAACCAAGTATTCATCTATAGTGAGGATGTATCAGGCATTGTCCGTCACCCAGTAGGCTATGTAGAGCTTAAATGGGCAGATAAGCAATAA
- a CDS encoding ABC transporter ATP-binding protein, with translation MEKILDVKDLHVTFTTYGGTVKAVRGVNFHLNKGETLAIVGESGCGKSVTSNAIMRLIPDPPGKISNGTIHFHGKDLVRLSEKQMRDIRGVDISMIFQDPMTALNPTLTIGTQLMEGLRQHKKISGEEAKQKALEMMKLVGIPNPEERLKQYPHQFSGGMRQRIVIAMALICDPELLIADEPTTALDVTIQAQILELFNKIQEATGVSIILITHDLGVVAKIADRIAVMYAGKILEVGTKREVFYQAQHPYTKGLLKSVPRLDLQGEKLTPIDGTPPDLFSPPVGCPFTARCPYAMEVCDKVYPGTTELSEAHKVDCWLQDERAKQLLATTANK, from the coding sequence ATGGAAAAAATACTAGATGTAAAAGACCTTCACGTAACCTTTACTACATACGGTGGTACGGTAAAAGCTGTGCGGGGAGTTAACTTTCACTTGAATAAAGGAGAAACATTAGCAATTGTAGGAGAGTCCGGATGTGGTAAAAGCGTTACCTCCAATGCGATTATGCGATTAATACCTGATCCGCCCGGCAAGATCTCCAATGGTACCATTCATTTTCATGGAAAAGATCTTGTCCGATTGTCTGAAAAACAGATGAGGGATATTCGGGGTGTTGATATCTCCATGATATTCCAGGATCCAATGACTGCGTTGAACCCGACATTGACAATTGGAACCCAATTAATGGAGGGGTTAAGGCAGCATAAAAAAATATCTGGTGAAGAAGCCAAACAAAAAGCTTTGGAAATGATGAAGCTTGTAGGTATTCCTAATCCGGAAGAGCGCTTAAAGCAATATCCACACCAATTCAGTGGAGGAATGCGGCAACGGATCGTGATCGCAATGGCGTTAATTTGTGATCCTGAATTGCTGATCGCGGATGAACCTACAACTGCACTGGACGTGACGATACAGGCACAGATATTAGAGCTGTTTAACAAAATTCAAGAAGCTACAGGTGTTTCAATCATACTAATTACACATGACTTGGGAGTAGTGGCGAAAATTGCTGACCGGATCGCTGTTATGTATGCAGGGAAGATTCTCGAGGTTGGTACAAAACGCGAGGTATTCTACCAGGCACAGCATCCCTATACGAAGGGATTACTAAAATCGGTGCCCCGTCTGGATTTGCAAGGGGAAAAATTAACACCGATTGATGGCACACCACCAGATTTATTCTCACCTCCAGTTGGATGTCCTTTTACTGCAAGATGTCCATATGCCATGGAGGTGTGTGATAAAGTTTATCCCGGCACAACAGAGCTAAGCGAGGCACATAAAGTGGATTGCTGGCTTCAAGATGAGCGGGCTAAACAACTTTTGGCTACAACAGCCAATAAATAA
- a CDS encoding ABC transporter permease, which translates to MKLANKVETTHSPAEIPNDWFTWKEKDKDAAEVVSRPSLSYWQDAWKRLVKNKLAMAGLVFLVLLTVMAILGPIISPYTVDKTNLPNQFQPPSGDHWFGTDSLGRDVFTRTWFGARISLFVGLMAALIDFTIGIIYGGISGYKGGRADNIMMRIIEILYGLPYLLVVILLLVVLGPSLGTIILALTVTGWVGMARIVRGQVLQIKNYEFVLASKSFGTKTSRIIRKNLIPNTMGPIIVQMTLTVPSAIFAEAFLSFLGLGIQSPHASWGMMANDALGAILSGHWWTLFFPAFFISFTMFAFNVLGDGLQDALDPKLRK; encoded by the coding sequence ATGAAACTAGCAAACAAAGTAGAAACAACGCATTCTCCTGCTGAAATACCAAATGACTGGTTTACATGGAAAGAAAAAGATAAAGATGCCGCAGAGGTGGTTTCACGGCCTTCGTTGTCTTATTGGCAGGATGCCTGGAAGCGACTTGTGAAAAATAAATTGGCGATGGCTGGACTTGTTTTTCTTGTCTTATTAACTGTTATGGCTATTTTGGGCCCGATCATCTCACCATATACGGTAGATAAAACTAATTTACCAAATCAATTCCAGCCTCCATCCGGAGATCACTGGTTTGGAACAGACTCCTTGGGACGGGACGTATTTACAAGAACTTGGTTTGGTGCCCGAATATCCTTATTTGTTGGACTGATGGCAGCATTAATTGATTTTACTATTGGAATTATTTATGGAGGTATCTCCGGCTATAAGGGCGGACGTGCTGACAATATTATGATGCGTATTATTGAAATTTTATACGGATTACCATACTTGCTTGTAGTCATTTTATTACTGGTTGTTCTTGGCCCAAGTTTAGGAACGATTATCCTTGCTTTAACAGTTACCGGCTGGGTAGGGATGGCCCGGATTGTTCGTGGCCAGGTACTTCAGATCAAAAATTATGAGTTTGTCCTGGCTTCGAAATCATTTGGCACCAAGACATCACGAATCATTAGAAAAAATTTAATACCAAATACAATGGGACCAATCATTGTGCAAATGACGTTAACGGTTCCCAGCGCTATTTTTGCTGAGGCGTTCCTGAGCTTTCTGGGACTTGGAATTCAATCTCCACATGCGAGTTGGGGCATGATGGCAAATGATGCTTTGGGAGCAATTCTTTCCGGACATTGGTGGACATTATTCTTCCCTGCATTTTTCATATCGTTTACGATGTTTGCATTTAATGTATTAGGTGACGGGCTTCAGGATGCACTTGATCCGAAGCTGAGGAAGTAG
- a CDS encoding ABC transporter permease — protein MLKYILKRLLIMAVTLWIIVTLTFVLMVSIPGSPLNEERGTNETVQKNLEAHYNLDEPYHIQYLLYLKSIVTLDFGPSIKQPNQTVNDLLGRGFPISFELGIVTILVAVFSGIILGIIAALKHNGVIDYMAMSIAVLGISIPNFVLATLLIQQLAVTYEIFPVATWSSPAHMVLPIIALATGPMAIIARLTRSTMLEVLTQDYIKMARAKGLSPWKIVFKHALKNALMPVVTIMGTLLAGILTGTFVIEKIFAIPGMGKYFVESINQRDYPVIMGTTVFYSAFLIFMLFLVDIAYGILDPRIKIHKKGGES, from the coding sequence ATGCTGAAATATATACTGAAGCGATTATTAATTATGGCTGTAACCCTATGGATCATTGTTACCTTAACATTTGTTTTAATGGTGTCCATTCCGGGTTCACCCTTAAATGAAGAGCGTGGAACGAATGAAACCGTGCAGAAAAACCTGGAGGCACACTATAACCTGGATGAGCCATACCATATTCAATATTTACTCTACTTAAAATCCATTGTGACACTGGACTTTGGGCCTTCTATTAAACAACCAAACCAAACGGTAAATGATTTACTTGGAAGAGGGTTCCCAATTTCATTTGAACTTGGGATTGTCACCATATTAGTAGCAGTTTTTTCTGGAATCATTCTTGGTATAATTGCCGCTTTGAAACATAACGGTGTTATTGATTATATGGCAATGAGCATCGCCGTTCTGGGAATTTCCATACCAAACTTTGTTCTTGCTACATTACTCATTCAGCAGCTGGCTGTAACCTATGAGATTTTCCCTGTTGCAACATGGTCCAGTCCTGCACATATGGTGCTTCCTATTATAGCACTTGCGACTGGGCCAATGGCGATTATTGCAAGGCTAACAAGGTCTACCATGCTAGAAGTCCTTACACAGGATTATATTAAGATGGCAAGAGCGAAGGGGCTTTCCCCATGGAAAATTGTGTTTAAGCATGCACTTAAGAATGCGCTTATGCCTGTTGTTACGATCATGGGTACGTTACTTGCAGGTATCTTAACAGGCACGTTTGTTATCGAAAAGATCTTCGCAATCCCCGGTATGGGAAAATATTTTGTTGAAAGTATTAACCAGCGTGATTATCCAGTCATCATGGGGACAACTGTATTTTACAGTGCTTTTCTCATATTTATGCTTTTCCTTGTCGATATCGCATATGGCATTCTGGATCCTCGAATTAAGATACATAAAAAAGGAGGAGAATCCTAA
- a CDS encoding M55 family metallopeptidase codes for MKLYISVDMEGITGLPDHTYVDFRQHNYERARKIMTDETNYVINAAWKAGWKDILVNDSHSKMNNILIDHLHPEAKLITGEVKPLSMMQGLDNTYDGAMFVGYHARAGQIGVMSHAMIHAVRNFYINDHVVGEMGFNAYVAGHYGVPILLVAGDDQATKEAEELIPGVTVAAVKETISRSSVKSMTPTKAGEFLTEKVKVALENRNHVKPLTPPENPLLRIEFNNYGQAEWANLMPGTEIESGTTIVRFQAKNILEAYQAMLVMTELAMNTTFS; via the coding sequence ATGAAACTATACATCTCTGTGGATATGGAAGGAATCACTGGTTTACCTGACCATACATATGTAGACTTTCGACAGCATAATTATGAGCGGGCGAGAAAAATAATGACAGATGAAACGAATTATGTAATTAATGCAGCATGGAAAGCAGGCTGGAAAGATATTTTAGTGAATGATAGTCACTCAAAAATGAATAATATTTTAATAGACCACTTACATCCGGAAGCAAAATTAATAACCGGAGAAGTGAAACCGCTTTCGATGATGCAAGGTTTGGATAATACATATGATGGAGCAATGTTTGTGGGCTACCATGCTCGTGCAGGCCAAATTGGTGTCATGTCTCATGCCATGATCCACGCCGTGAGAAATTTTTACATAAATGATCATGTCGTTGGTGAAATGGGTTTTAATGCTTATGTCGCAGGCCATTATGGAGTGCCAATTCTTCTTGTTGCTGGAGACGACCAGGCAACGAAAGAGGCGGAGGAATTAATCCCAGGCGTTACTGTAGCTGCAGTGAAGGAGACAATTTCCAGATCGTCTGTAAAAAGCATGACACCAACGAAAGCCGGGGAGTTTTTGACAGAAAAGGTAAAGGTAGCGTTGGAAAACCGCAATCACGTAAAACCGTTAACACCTCCGGAAAATCCATTATTACGAATTGAATTTAATAATTATGGACAGGCAGAATGGGCAAATCTGATGCCTGGAACAGAAATCGAATCTGGCACTACTATTGTTCGTTTTCAGGCAAAAAATATACTGGAAGCATATCAAGCGATGCTTGTCATGACAGAGCTCGCGATGAATACTACATTTTCTTAG
- the murA gene encoding UDP-N-acetylglucosamine 1-carboxyvinyltransferase, protein MEKIIVRGGHQLKGTVKVEGAKNAVLPVIAASLIASEGKSVIKDVPELADVYTINQVLSNMNADVHFENNTVTVDASNQLTTEAPFEYVRKMRASVLVLGPLLARYGHANVAMPGGCAIGSRPIDLHLKGFEAMGAEVHVGNGFVEAHVKGRLQGAKIYLDMPSVGATENIMMAAALAEGKTVLENCAKEPEIVDLANYLNKMGAKIVGAGTETIRIEGVEKLYGVEHSIIPDRVEAGTFMVAAAITGGNILIENAESEHLRSVISKLEEMNVTVKEENNGLRVIGPKQLKATDIKTLPHPGFPTDMQSQMMALMLCAQGTSVITETVFENRFMHVEEFRRMNAKMKIEGRSVIIEGPSKLQGAEVAATDLRAAAALILAGLCSDGYTRVTELKHLDRGYVNFAGKLAALGADIERVDESGDVINPFVKVDYQKQNIIAELS, encoded by the coding sequence ATGGAAAAAATCATCGTAAGAGGCGGACACCAATTAAAGGGCACCGTAAAGGTCGAGGGTGCAAAGAATGCGGTCCTTCCTGTAATTGCTGCAAGCCTAATAGCAAGTGAAGGAAAGAGTGTCATCAAAGATGTTCCCGAATTGGCGGATGTATATACAATAAATCAAGTACTAAGCAATATGAATGCAGATGTCCATTTTGAAAATAATACAGTTACTGTTGATGCTTCCAATCAGCTAACAACGGAAGCTCCGTTTGAATATGTGAGAAAGATGCGAGCATCTGTATTGGTATTAGGACCTTTATTGGCACGCTATGGTCATGCGAATGTTGCTATGCCTGGTGGGTGTGCGATTGGTTCACGACCTATTGATCTGCATCTAAAAGGCTTTGAAGCAATGGGAGCAGAAGTACATGTTGGGAATGGTTTTGTAGAAGCACACGTGAAAGGGCGCCTCCAAGGTGCTAAAATCTATCTTGATATGCCTAGTGTCGGTGCTACGGAAAATATTATGATGGCAGCAGCGTTGGCAGAAGGTAAAACAGTTTTAGAAAACTGTGCAAAAGAACCTGAAATTGTAGATTTAGCAAACTATTTAAATAAAATGGGCGCTAAAATAGTTGGTGCAGGTACAGAGACGATTCGTATCGAAGGTGTGGAAAAGCTTTACGGTGTAGAGCATTCCATTATTCCAGATCGCGTTGAAGCAGGAACATTTATGGTTGCTGCAGCAATTACCGGTGGTAACATTTTAATTGAAAATGCAGAAAGTGAGCATTTACGCTCCGTTATTTCAAAGCTGGAAGAAATGAACGTAACAGTGAAGGAAGAGAATAACGGCCTTCGAGTTATTGGACCGAAGCAATTAAAAGCAACAGATATAAAGACTTTGCCACATCCAGGTTTTCCTACAGATATGCAATCACAAATGATGGCATTAATGCTATGTGCGCAAGGGACTAGTGTTATTACGGAAACAGTTTTTGAAAACAGATTTATGCATGTGGAAGAATTCCGTAGAATGAATGCAAAAATGAAGATTGAGGGTCGTAGTGTTATTATTGAAGGTCCAAGTAAGCTACAAGGAGCAGAGGTTGCAGCGACCGATCTTCGTGCAGCAGCAGCATTAATCCTAGCTGGTCTGTGTTCAGATGGGTATACACGAGTGACTGAATTAAAACACCTTGATCGCGGCTATGTGAATTTTGCAGGTAAATTGGCTGCACTAGGAGCAGATATCGAACGCGTTGATGAAAGTGGAGATGTAATTAATCCATTTGTAAAAGTAGATTATCAAAAACAAAACATTATTGCAGAGTTATCATAA
- a CDS encoding YwmB family TATA-box binding protein produces the protein MFKKVALISILLFFITTETIAKQGYEDELTDIANTVLENNLTITSWQTTIKQKIDRKKIDDLILDLNNRYLVTRKETEKSLNYSFESTHKSSEINEQYNVVIPKDNMYSLEFIAVIKGTNWSHETQEKYVRKLKKISDRYFNQTSKKFACLTTSNDGIIKGDYFLKDLTKKLHIQHVHTQYDNMVNSVHKKILYGYTPLWSEKIVVKNTPMNVQVAVKQHEDGTQTYMIGTPILINEY, from the coding sequence ATGTTTAAGAAAGTGGCACTTATTAGTATTCTATTATTTTTTATTACAACAGAAACAATAGCAAAACAAGGTTATGAGGATGAGTTAACTGATATCGCTAATACGGTGTTGGAAAATAATCTGACGATCACATCCTGGCAAACCACAATAAAACAAAAGATTGATAGAAAAAAGATAGATGATTTAATTCTGGATTTAAACAATAGGTATTTAGTCACTAGGAAAGAAACTGAAAAAAGTTTAAACTATTCTTTTGAGAGCACACATAAATCAAGTGAAATAAACGAACAATATAATGTTGTCATTCCTAAGGATAATATGTATTCTCTAGAGTTCATCGCAGTAATTAAAGGTACGAATTGGAGCCATGAGACTCAAGAAAAATACGTAAGAAAGCTAAAAAAAATATCAGATCGATATTTCAATCAAACGTCAAAAAAATTTGCTTGTCTGACAACTAGTAATGATGGTATAATTAAAGGTGATTATTTTTTAAAAGATTTGACAAAAAAACTCCATATTCAACATGTACATACACAATATGACAACATGGTAAATTCGGTGCATAAAAAAATCCTTTACGGGTATACACCACTATGGAGCGAAAAAATTGTAGTAAAAAATACACCGATGAATGTGCAAGTGGCAGTAAAACAGCATGAAGATGGAACACAGACATACATGATAGGAACACCTATCCTAATAAATGAATATTAA
- a CDS encoding DUF1146 family protein, which yields MFSIGQMALFSMISHLIFIYLSWKLMLAINFDPIIRKGKAKEAQVFFLLIAIVIGTGVSRFFLDILQWSSDLIYFF from the coding sequence ATGTTTTCAATTGGACAAATGGCATTATTCAGTATGATATCACATTTAATATTTATTTATTTATCATGGAAATTAATGCTCGCAATTAATTTCGATCCGATCATCCGTAAAGGGAAGGCAAAGGAAGCGCAGGTTTTTTTCCTGTTAATCGCTATCGTAATTGGAACAGGTGTGAGTAGATTTTTCCTTGATATTCTACAATGGTCAAGTGACCTGATTTATTTTTTCTAA
- a CDS encoding F0F1 ATP synthase subunit epsilon, with amino-acid sequence MKTLTVSVVTPDGPVLEDSFEMVSCKAESGELGILPGHIPLVAPLTISAVRLKHENRVEHLAVSGGFMEVRPEKVTILAQSAEKPSDINVQRAKEAKERAERRLQSKQDDVDFQRAELALKRALNRINVGQ; translated from the coding sequence TTGAAAACACTAACTGTGAGTGTTGTTACTCCTGATGGTCCAGTCTTGGAAGATAGTTTTGAAATGGTTAGCTGTAAAGCAGAAAGTGGAGAGCTTGGGATTTTACCAGGGCATATTCCACTAGTTGCTCCATTAACAATTAGTGCAGTACGTTTAAAGCACGAAAACCGTGTGGAGCATCTTGCTGTTAGTGGCGGTTTTATGGAGGTTCGGCCGGAAAAGGTAACAATTCTTGCTCAATCTGCAGAAAAACCATCTGATATCAACGTTCAACGTGCCAAAGAAGCAAAAGAACGTGCAGAACGCCGCCTACAGTCTAAGCAAGATGATGTCGACTTCCAAAGGGCAGAATTAGCACTCAAAAGAGCATTGAACCGCATTAATGTGGGCCAATAA
- the atpD gene encoding F0F1 ATP synthase subunit beta translates to MSKGHVTQVMGPVVDVKFDDGQIPAIYNALNIIVEPEDGSEATTQTLEVALHLGDNNVRTIAMGSTDGVKRGMIVENLGRPISVPVGEVTLGRVFNVLGEKIDLDEPLAPDTRLDPIHREAPKFENLSTETEILETGIKVVDLLAPYIKGGKIGLFGGAGVGKTVLIQELINNIAQEHGGLSVFAGVGERTREGNDLYYEMKDSGVITKTAMVFGQMNEPPGARMRVALTGLTMAEYFRDEQGQDVLFFVDNIYRFTQAGSEVSALLGRMPSAVGYQPTLATEMGQLQERITSTDKGSVTSIQAIYVPADDYTDPAPATTFAHLDATTNLDRKLSEQGIYPAVDPLASTSRALDPEVVGNEHYEVAREVQSTLQRYKELQDIIAILGMDELSDEDKQIVARARRVQFFLSQNFHVAEQFTGQKGSYVPVAETVKGFKEILEGKYDDLPEDAFRLVGRIEEVVEKAKGME, encoded by the coding sequence ATGAGCAAAGGACACGTTACACAAGTTATGGGACCAGTCGTAGATGTTAAATTTGACGACGGCCAGATCCCAGCTATATATAACGCTTTGAACATCATTGTTGAACCCGAAGATGGTTCCGAAGCAACTACCCAAACATTGGAAGTCGCTCTACATCTTGGTGATAATAATGTTCGTACTATCGCAATGGGTTCCACAGATGGTGTTAAGCGTGGCATGATCGTAGAAAATCTCGGGAGACCAATATCTGTACCAGTAGGTGAGGTTACCTTAGGACGTGTATTTAACGTACTTGGGGAAAAAATTGATCTTGATGAACCTTTGGCGCCAGATACTCGTCTAGATCCGATTCACCGTGAAGCACCAAAATTTGAAAACCTGTCTACAGAAACAGAAATTCTTGAAACAGGAATTAAAGTTGTAGACCTTTTAGCACCATACATTAAAGGTGGTAAGATTGGTTTATTTGGTGGAGCCGGTGTAGGTAAAACCGTATTAATTCAGGAGTTAATCAATAACATTGCCCAGGAGCATGGTGGTCTGTCTGTATTCGCCGGTGTTGGGGAACGTACACGTGAAGGTAATGACCTTTACTATGAAATGAAAGACTCTGGTGTTATTACAAAAACTGCTATGGTCTTCGGACAAATGAACGAGCCACCTGGAGCGCGTATGCGTGTTGCATTAACTGGTCTTACAATGGCAGAATACTTCCGTGATGAGCAAGGTCAGGATGTACTATTCTTTGTTGATAATATTTATCGTTTTACACAAGCAGGTTCAGAAGTATCTGCACTACTTGGCCGTATGCCATCAGCAGTAGGTTATCAGCCAACATTAGCAACTGAAATGGGACAATTACAGGAGCGTATCACTTCAACTGATAAAGGTTCTGTAACGTCAATTCAGGCAATTTACGTGCCAGCGGATGACTATACCGATCCGGCACCAGCTACAACATTTGCTCACTTGGATGCGACAACCAACTTGGATCGTAAGCTTTCTGAGCAAGGTATTTATCCAGCGGTAGATCCACTAGCATCAACTTCTCGTGCGTTGGACCCGGAAGTTGTTGGTAATGAGCATTATGAAGTAGCACGTGAAGTACAGAGTACACTTCAGCGTTATAAAGAACTTCAGGATATCATTGCAATCCTAGGTATGGATGAGCTTAGTGATGAAGACAAGCAAATCGTAGCTCGTGCCCGTCGCGTACAGTTCTTCTTATCACAAAACTTCCACGTTGCAGAACAATTTACAGGACAAAAAGGTTCTTATGTTCCAGTAGCGGAAACTGTAAAAGGCTTCAAGGAAATTCTTGAAGGTAAATACGATGACCTTCCAGAGGATGCATTCCGTCTTGTAGGCCGTATTGAAGAAGTAGTTGAAAAAGCAAAAGGAATGGAATAA